The following coding sequences lie in one Mycoplasma crocodyli MP145 genomic window:
- a CDS encoding HpyAIV family type II restriction enzyme, whose translation MKTKVEYSIFKEIYKKKIGSQDDFYVDLLIKMIKNPNRFISIFRASSIKMKIIQFITQSNEIKFGDFLEEIIKLYLEYLGFEQINSKIKNDENQRFNIDQIFIKKNIIYITEQKVRDDHDSTKKVGQFDNFIEKIKIINNLYPNYTIKAYMWFIDENQIKNKRYYENKINKISLKNVKIALVYGKDYFLQICPEVEIWNDLINNLKHLKNEISHNLEIPDFDNDNIIYEALLNLPKKLWDKLNSNNVEMSILRDNLFQSKHNLNKAKKMRGDK comes from the coding sequence ATGAAGACAAAAGTGGAATATAGTATTTTTAAAGAAATTTATAAAAAAAAAATAGGTAGTCAAGATGATTTTTATGTTGATTTATTAATCAAAATGATTAAAAATCCAAATAGATTTATATCAATTTTTAGAGCTTCATCAATAAAAATGAAAATTATTCAATTCATTACGCAAAGCAACGAGATAAAATTTGGTGACTTCTTAGAAGAAATTATTAAATTATATTTAGAATATTTGGGCTTCGAGCAAATAAATTCTAAAATTAAAAATGATGAAAATCAAAGATTTAATATAGATCAAATTTTTATAAAAAAAAATATTATTTATATTACAGAACAAAAAGTAAGAGATGATCACGATAGTACTAAAAAAGTAGGACAGTTTGATAATTTTATTGAAAAAATAAAAATAATTAACAATTTATATCCAAACTATACTATAAAAGCCTATATGTGATTTATAGATGAAAATCAAATTAAAAACAAAAGATATTATGAAAACAAAATTAATAAAATAAGCCTGAAAAATGTAAAAATTGCTTTAGTTTATGGTAAAGATTATTTTTTACAAATATGTCCTGAAGTTGAAATATGAAATGATTTAATAAATAATTTAAAACATTTAAAAAATGAAATATCTCATAATTTAGAGATACCTGACTTTGATAATGACAACATAATTTATGAAGCACTTTTAAACCTTCCAAAAAAACTATGAGATAAATTAAATTCAAACAATGTAGAAATGTCAATTCTTAGAGATAATTTATTTCAGTCAAAACACAATTTAAATAAAGCTAAAAAAATGAGGGGAGATAAATAA
- a CDS encoding DNA-methyltransferase produces the protein MELKNILINDDSIEYMKSLDENSIDLIFADPPYWMRTTGTLKRVEGTNFDGCNDEWDKFNSLKDYKEFTKKWLIECKRILKKDGSIFVIGGMQCIYTIGAIMQELDFWLINDIIWHKSNPTPNFKGTRLNNSHETIIWAAKSIKSKVTFNYKTAKELNNENIEISKFTKGERKQMGSVWKFPICSGLERLKDEEYNKLHSTQKPEALLYRIIAISSKIGDTILDPFAGTMTTGAMAKKMGRNCIMIEKDLKYFTHGKKRVDFTKMLIGDIEKSIFDNKPTKVHFKDLISKNYLKVGDKFTNLSNDDYATLRDDGKLYYNNEVLDIHTCAAKFANKNADRINGFDYWYVVRNNHLVFLNDIREKARKDIEKLSENT, from the coding sequence ATGGAATTAAAAAACATTTTAATTAATGACGATTCTATAGAATATATGAAGTCATTAGATGAAAATTCTATTGATTTAATTTTTGCTGACCCTCCTTATTGGATGCGGACAACAGGAACCTTAAAAAGAGTAGAAGGTACAAATTTTGATGGTTGTAATGATGAATGGGATAAATTTAATTCACTTAAAGATTATAAAGAGTTTACAAAAAAATGATTAATAGAATGTAAAAGAATACTTAAAAAAGATGGTTCAATATTTGTCATAGGTGGTATGCAATGTATTTATACAATTGGTGCGATTATGCAAGAATTAGATTTTTGACTTATAAATGATATCATATGACACAAGTCGAACCCTACTCCTAATTTTAAGGGCACAAGATTAAATAATTCACACGAAACAATAATTTGAGCTGCAAAGTCAATAAAATCAAAAGTTACATTTAACTATAAGACAGCCAAAGAATTAAATAACGAAAATATTGAAATTTCTAAATTTACAAAAGGAGAAAGAAAACAAATGGGTTCAGTTTGAAAATTTCCAATATGTAGCGGATTAGAAAGATTAAAGGATGAAGAATATAATAAATTACACTCCACTCAAAAACCTGAAGCACTTTTATATAGAATAATAGCAATAAGTTCAAAGATTGGAGATACAATTTTAGATCCTTTTGCCGGAACAATGACAACAGGTGCAATGGCAAAAAAAATGGGAAGAAACTGCATAATGATCGAAAAAGATTTAAAATATTTTACTCACGGGAAAAAGAGAGTTGATTTTACAAAAATGCTAATAGGTGATATAGAAAAATCAATTTTTGATAATAAACCAACAAAAGTACATTTTAAGGATTTGATAAGTAAAAACTATTTAAAAGTTGGAGATAAATTCACTAATCTATCTAATGATGACTATGCAACATTAAGAGATGATGGAAAATTGTATTATAACAACGAGGTACTAGATATTCATACTTGCGCAGCAAAATTTGCTAATAAAAATGCCGATCGAATTAATGGATTTGATTATTGATATGTGGTGAGAAACAATCACTTAGTATTTTTAAATGATATAAGAGAAAAAGCAAGAAAAGACATTGAAAAATTAAGTGAAAATACTTAG
- the rpsD gene encoding 30S ribosomal protein S4, protein MARYTGPVFKKSRRLGFSILETGKEFAKGKKRTYAPGQHGNKRVKLSDYGLHLYEKQKIKYVFGISEKQLQKSYIKATKIKGITGTNLLQVLESRLDNLVYRAGFAQTRRQARQLVNHNHFLVDGKKADIPSMSIKIGSTITLKEKSQKNIQITDALANKAASPWLTRKDFNFKFDRLPERNEMHSEIKDALIVEYYAK, encoded by the coding sequence ATGGCAAGATATACAGGTCCTGTGTTTAAAAAATCTCGTCGTTTAGGTTTCTCAATTCTTGAAACTGGTAAAGAATTTGCCAAAGGTAAGAAAAGAACCTATGCACCTGGACAACACGGAAACAAAAGAGTTAAACTATCTGATTATGGTTTACACTTATATGAAAAACAAAAAATTAAATATGTTTTTGGAATCAGTGAAAAGCAATTGCAAAAATCATATATCAAAGCAACAAAAATTAAAGGTATTACAGGTACAAACTTACTTCAAGTTTTAGAAAGTCGTTTAGACAATCTAGTTTATAGAGCAGGATTTGCTCAAACAAGAAGACAAGCACGTCAATTAGTAAACCACAACCACTTTTTAGTAGATGGAAAGAAAGCAGATATTCCTTCAATGTCTATTAAAATTGGTTCAACAATTACACTAAAAGAAAAATCACAAAAGAATATTCAAATCACAGATGCATTAGCAAACAAAGCAGCATCACCTTGATTAACAAGAAAAGACTTCAACTTCAAATTCGATAGATTACCAGAAAGAAATGAAATGCATTCAGAAATCAAAGATGCATTAATTGTTGAGTACTACGCAAAATAG
- the rpmE gene encoding 50S ribosomal protein L31, whose amino-acid sequence MKKNIHPQYHVVQATCSTCQNKFEFGSTKKQFSVDVCSGCHPIYTGNKAQVKATGRVDRFNKRLEKKNK is encoded by the coding sequence ATGAAAAAAAATATTCACCCACAATATCATGTAGTTCAAGCTACATGTTCAACATGTCAAAATAAATTTGAATTTGGTTCAACGAAAAAACAATTTAGTGTAGATGTTTGTTCAGGTTGTCATCCTATTTATACAGGAAACAAAGCACAAGTTAAAGCAACTGGAAGAGTTGATAGATTTAACAAGAGACTTGAAAAGAAAAACAAATAA
- a CDS encoding redoxin domain-containing protein: MKKLLFGEREVTSNGDEVKLGTVINLRGVKAGTFDESKPVLKNDYTVFTTLPSIDTRVCDLQILRLAEISKEYAEFNYVSFSLDLPTALASYLTEHQVGEIQMFSDYLDKKVSKETNLLVNELQLMNRSVFILDKDNKVVYKQINKQIRENIDFERLVEAMEKISK; encoded by the coding sequence ATGAAAAAATTATTATTTGGAGAAAGAGAAGTTACAAGCAATGGGGACGAAGTAAAACTTGGAACGGTTATTAATTTAAGAGGAGTAAAGGCGGGTACATTTGACGAGAGTAAACCAGTTCTTAAAAACGATTATACTGTTTTTACAACTCTTCCTTCAATAGACACAAGAGTTTGTGATTTACAAATTTTAAGACTTGCAGAAATTTCAAAGGAATATGCAGAATTTAACTATGTTTCATTCTCTCTTGATTTACCTACAGCATTAGCTTCGTATTTAACTGAACATCAAGTTGGAGAAATACAAATGTTTTCTGATTATTTAGATAAAAAAGTTTCTAAAGAAACAAACTTATTAGTTAATGAATTACAATTAATGAACAGAAGTGTATTTATTTTGGATAAGGATAACAAAGTTGTGTATAAACAAATTAATAAACAAATACGTGAAAACATTGATTTTGAAAGATTAGTTGAAGCGATGGAAAAAATAAGTAAATAA
- a CDS encoding GNAT family N-acetyltransferase — protein MKKATSENIDLIIKKANEKPYNNFFIIGDIELYWKKNHAHSFLYYEGLNNVIDTIYFVYYNTLLIYTTAQFDTKSINKLLKHHHILNVICHDSFSQNEFIKYTQEVKISILIKKEDILVMKKLPDKLFSKSKLILEEKIEKLLISKSKIKEFAFMGNKVENEIIAYKEKFKNKTFFSYYIEQDDKVVAAASCDSWTDKVASIGGVFCLEEYRQKNYASDCVYNLCKHIIEIKKLKPILFFDNPVAKIIYEKLGFEFIDSLFVNVIKN, from the coding sequence ATGAAAAAAGCGACTTCGGAAAATATTGATTTGATCATTAAAAAAGCAAATGAAAAACCATATAACAACTTTTTCATTATTGGAGACATAGAGTTATATTGAAAAAAGAATCATGCCCATTCTTTTCTATATTATGAAGGTCTAAACAATGTTATAGATACAATATATTTTGTATATTATAACACCTTATTAATCTATACCACAGCACAATTTGACACAAAGTCAATAAATAAATTATTAAAACATCATCACATTTTAAATGTAATTTGTCATGATTCATTTAGTCAAAATGAGTTTATTAAATATACTCAAGAAGTTAAAATAAGCATATTAATTAAAAAAGAAGATATTTTGGTTATGAAGAAACTTCCTGATAAGTTATTTTCAAAATCTAAGTTAATTTTGGAAGAAAAAATCGAAAAGCTACTTATTTCAAAATCAAAAATTAAAGAGTTTGCTTTTATGGGAAATAAGGTCGAAAATGAAATAATTGCTTATAAAGAAAAGTTTAAAAATAAAACATTTTTTTCATATTATATAGAACAAGATGACAAAGTTGTGGCTGCTGCATCTTGTGATTCTTGAACAGATAAGGTAGCAAGTATTGGCGGAGTTTTTTGCCTTGAAGAATATAGACAAAAAAATTATGCAAGTGATTGCGTATATAATTTGTGCAAACACATAATAGAAATTAAGAAATTAAAACCGATTTTATTTTTCGATAATCCTGTAGCAAAGATAATATATGAAAAGCTAGGATTTGAATTTATAGATAGCCTTTTTGTTAATGTTATTAAAAACTAA